From a single Bacillus pumilus genomic region:
- a CDS encoding LacI family DNA-binding transcriptional regulator — protein sequence MKEKKQTKVTINEVASYAGVSKSTVSRYINGRTNEISAEKVKKIKKAIEELHYRPSQLAQGLKVRKSKVIGFIVADITNPFSVATLRGVEEICDEYGYSIMVCNTDNRPEKEREMLLKLNAHYIEGLIINTTGQNNDMLQDFKQNGVPIVLVDRKLPELKVDTVTTNNRDITIRLLQQMYEKNYEHIAFFTEPVDGISPREERKEAYEQTVMSKHKTSIIAEIDLKKKEQLREEIVRFVQSNKQKKAILAANGLLMLKLISEIVELGIKIPEEIGIAGFDDTEWYKLIGPGITTVAQPSHEMGKAAMQKIKTRLEGDESAPQTIQLDGEIIIRKSL from the coding sequence ATGAAAGAGAAAAAGCAAACAAAAGTCACCATTAACGAAGTGGCATCTTATGCAGGGGTTTCTAAATCAACTGTATCCAGATATATCAATGGCAGAACAAATGAAATTTCTGCTGAAAAGGTAAAGAAAATCAAGAAAGCCATTGAGGAACTCCATTATCGTCCGAGTCAGCTCGCTCAAGGATTGAAAGTGAGAAAAAGCAAGGTCATTGGGTTTATTGTTGCCGACATTACAAATCCATTCTCTGTAGCGACACTGCGCGGGGTCGAAGAAATTTGTGATGAATATGGGTATAGCATCATGGTGTGCAATACAGACAACCGCCCAGAAAAAGAACGAGAAATGCTCCTCAAGCTAAATGCACATTATATTGAAGGGCTCATCATCAATACGACTGGCCAAAACAATGACATGTTGCAAGACTTTAAGCAAAACGGTGTACCGATTGTCCTTGTTGATAGGAAATTGCCAGAACTTAAAGTCGACACCGTCACAACGAATAACCGCGATATCACGATCAGGCTGCTTCAGCAAATGTATGAAAAAAACTACGAACACATTGCTTTTTTTACTGAGCCAGTCGATGGAATCAGTCCTCGTGAAGAACGAAAAGAAGCATATGAACAGACAGTCATGAGTAAACATAAGACGTCCATTATTGCAGAAATTGATTTGAAGAAAAAGGAACAATTGCGAGAGGAGATTGTTCGCTTTGTACAATCAAACAAACAGAAAAAAGCGATTTTAGCAGCCAATGGTTTACTCATGCTGAAGCTGATTAGTGAAATTGTAGAGCTTGGGATTAAGATTCCAGAGGAGATAGGCATTGCAGGGTTTGATGATACAGAATGGTATAAGTTAATTGGACCGGGAATTACAACGGTTGCCCAGCCGTCCCATGAAATGGGGAAAGCCGCTATGCAAAAAATCAAGACACGGCTTGAAGGGGATGAAAGTGCGCCCCAAACCATTCAGCTTGATGGAGAAATCATCATAAGGAAATCTTTATAA
- a CDS encoding GNAT family N-acetyltransferase: MYIQQDTLTDGQIERLITAHIEEMKEHSPPESIHALPLADLKKQDVTVWSVRDGEELLGCGALKELSSEHGEIKSMRTAALHMRKGVARYMLNHLLQEAKRRGYTRVSLETGAMSFFEPARRLYESVGFYDCPPFGSYQEDPNSLFMTKEL, translated from the coding sequence ATGTACATTCAACAAGATACACTCACAGATGGACAAATAGAGCGGCTGATCACGGCTCATATAGAAGAAATGAAAGAGCATTCTCCTCCAGAAAGCATTCATGCCCTTCCATTAGCTGATTTGAAAAAGCAAGATGTCACAGTATGGAGCGTGCGGGATGGAGAGGAGCTTCTTGGCTGCGGAGCATTAAAGGAGCTGTCAAGTGAGCACGGCGAAATCAAATCAATGAGAACCGCAGCTCTCCATATGCGAAAAGGTGTGGCAAGGTATATGCTGAACCATCTTCTCCAAGAGGCAAAACGGCGTGGTTATACACGCGTTAGCTTAGAGACAGGTGCGATGTCTTTCTTCGAGCCAGCAAGAAGATTATATGAGAGTGTTGGGTTTTATGATTGCCCGCCTTTCGGTTCATATCAAGAAGATCCAAACAGTTTATTTATGACAAAGGAATTATAG
- the manA gene encoding mannose-6-phosphate isomerase, class I yields the protein MKQSPIFLLPELKERIWGGTALRDQFGYDIPSDQTGECWAISAHPNGPSVVQDGPYKGKTLIELWDNHRELFGGIEGDRFPLLTKILDANQDLSVQVHPDDDYAERHENGELGKTECWYIIDCKEGAEMIYGHNARTRTELVTMMNSGDWEGLLRRVKIKPGDFYYVPSGTIHALCEGTLVLETQQSSDTTYRVYDYERKDQNGNERELHFAQAIDVTTVPHVDGYTDESVETRRGLTIRTFVEAEYFSVDKWEIDQPVELSQDYPFLLCSVISGEGALKHDGHTYPLPKGAHFILPAETGSFSIEGSCELIVSHI from the coding sequence ATGAAGCAGTCACCAATTTTTTTACTGCCTGAATTGAAGGAGAGAATATGGGGAGGTACAGCCTTAAGGGATCAATTTGGCTATGATATTCCTTCTGATCAAACGGGAGAATGCTGGGCAATTTCTGCTCATCCAAACGGACCAAGTGTCGTGCAAGACGGTCCATATAAAGGGAAAACGCTGATCGAACTATGGGACAATCACAGAGAATTGTTCGGGGGAATAGAAGGCGATCGCTTCCCGCTTTTAACCAAAATTTTAGATGCAAACCAAGACTTGTCCGTTCAAGTCCATCCAGATGATGATTATGCGGAAAGGCATGAAAATGGAGAGCTTGGAAAAACAGAATGCTGGTATATCATTGACTGCAAAGAAGGGGCAGAAATGATCTATGGACACAATGCAAGAACAAGAACTGAGCTTGTGACCATGATGAATAGTGGGGATTGGGAAGGTCTTTTACGTCGTGTGAAAATTAAGCCTGGTGATTTTTATTATGTGCCAAGCGGAACGATTCATGCGCTCTGCGAGGGAACGCTCGTCCTCGAAACGCAGCAAAGCTCAGATACAACCTATCGGGTATATGACTATGAAAGAAAAGATCAGAATGGCAATGAACGTGAACTGCATTTTGCGCAAGCCATTGATGTCACAACGGTTCCTCACGTAGACGGTTATACAGATGAATCAGTCGAAACACGCCGTGGGCTGACCATTCGAACATTTGTTGAAGCAGAGTATTTCTCTGTGGATAAATGGGAAATTGATCAACCAGTAGAGCTTTCGCAAGATTATCCGTTCTTACTGTGCAGTGTGATTAGTGGGGAAGGGGCTTTAAAGCATGATGGACATACATATCCACTGCCTAAAGGAGCTCATTTTATCCTGCCGGCTGAAACAGGAAGCTTCTCCATTGAAGGATCTTGTGAATTGATTGTGTCGCATATATAA
- a CDS encoding bifunctional 4-hydroxy-2-oxoglutarate aldolase/2-dehydro-3-deoxy-phosphogluconate aldolase, with translation MGKSASLSVKAQLASCKLIAVVRAGSEAEGIEMIERLKKKGVRAIEVTYTTPNAERIIASFQHEEDMIVGAGTITTLNQAQSAIDAGSQFIVSPGYLPVIGEHLSFHDTLYVPGVLTPSEIMQAKAGGYSLLKLFPSGSFGLSYMKNLQGPFPDIEFIPTGGIHPADVPKWLKAGAVAVGVGSQLESSTAEELQAVLSS, from the coding sequence ATGGGAAAGTCAGCAAGCTTGAGCGTTAAAGCGCAGCTCGCGTCTTGTAAACTGATCGCAGTGGTGCGAGCGGGCAGTGAAGCAGAAGGCATTGAGATGATTGAGCGTTTAAAGAAAAAAGGCGTTCGTGCCATTGAGGTGACGTATACCACGCCTAATGCTGAACGTATCATCGCCTCCTTTCAGCATGAAGAAGATATGATTGTAGGAGCAGGTACAATTACAACTCTTAATCAGGCGCAATCAGCTATTGACGCAGGCTCGCAATTTATTGTCAGTCCAGGGTATCTCCCTGTGATTGGTGAGCATCTCTCATTTCACGATACACTCTATGTACCGGGCGTTCTCACCCCAAGTGAAATCATGCAGGCAAAAGCAGGTGGATACAGCTTGCTCAAGCTTTTTCCAAGCGGCTCCTTCGGTTTGTCCTATATGAAAAACTTACAAGGTCCCTTTCCAGACATTGAATTTATCCCTACGGGCGGCATTCATCCAGCCGATGTGCCAAAATGGCTCAAAGCAGGTGCGGTGGCAGTAGGAGTCGGAAGCCAGCTTGAAAGCAGCACGGCAGAAGAATTACAAGCGGTTCTTTCTTCATAA
- a CDS encoding response regulator transcription factor, which produces MLNVLIVDDEKIERLAMRKFMTNWLPECHIAGEAENGKKAVEFVRTEPVHLVLMDIQMPGMDGLTAIKQIKASSPHTKFIMLTAYDTFDYAKQAMQEGVKQYLVKPADKDETIAAIRTVAAEIQQEASQRQAVAAGQQSKWLEAHVINGQSYTSMAFQQLFPEYEVGLVIAVQRTDENHLLIDLQASALFHTVPIQMSGELFTCLIYRHQAPSQLKADVLHAIRTAMTNEYPSPIVGIGHPVSNPLSLQKNAAEAKLAYYQRKKSSGVVRYGFYHTEEQPHPMIDLPELADDIMQALEEGRREDALALFDAFELEGATISQLKELLILFKSKLRTDWPILTISTATECRQCCEHLFDVYEARTQTVNDMERAKRYIKTHFCEQITLEQAADYVDLSPTYFTKRFKEETGLTFKEYVTTCRLDKIKKLLKASSLSLKEITYQAGYTDPNYVSRVFKKMVGCSPKEYRKQTQTVKK; this is translated from the coding sequence ATGCTGAACGTGCTGATTGTGGATGATGAAAAAATAGAACGGCTAGCGATGCGAAAGTTTATGACCAACTGGCTTCCAGAGTGTCATATCGCAGGAGAAGCTGAAAATGGAAAGAAAGCGGTTGAATTCGTGCGAACCGAGCCCGTTCACCTTGTACTGATGGATATTCAGATGCCTGGAATGGATGGATTGACAGCGATCAAACAGATCAAAGCGAGCAGTCCTCATACAAAATTTATTATGCTCACAGCCTACGATACGTTTGATTATGCCAAACAGGCGATGCAGGAAGGGGTGAAGCAATACCTCGTCAAACCAGCTGACAAAGATGAGACCATCGCCGCCATTCGAACTGTAGCGGCAGAGATTCAGCAGGAGGCGTCTCAGCGGCAGGCAGTGGCGGCCGGTCAGCAGTCAAAGTGGCTCGAAGCCCATGTCATAAACGGTCAATCCTACACCTCCATGGCGTTTCAACAACTGTTTCCCGAATATGAAGTCGGTCTTGTCATCGCTGTTCAGCGGACTGACGAGAATCATCTGTTGATTGATTTACAGGCTTCTGCTCTTTTTCATACGGTGCCGATTCAGATGAGTGGTGAGCTATTTACATGCCTCATTTATCGTCACCAAGCGCCTAGCCAGTTAAAGGCAGACGTCCTGCATGCCATTCGAACTGCCATGACAAACGAATATCCATCACCGATCGTTGGAATCGGGCACCCAGTGTCCAACCCACTTTCCCTTCAAAAAAATGCAGCGGAGGCGAAGCTAGCCTATTATCAGCGAAAAAAGAGCTCCGGCGTTGTTCGTTATGGCTTTTACCATACAGAAGAGCAGCCTCATCCAATGATCGATCTGCCTGAGCTTGCAGATGACATAATGCAGGCGCTGGAAGAAGGGAGAAGAGAGGATGCGCTCGCTTTATTTGATGCCTTCGAACTAGAGGGGGCGACCATTTCACAATTGAAAGAACTGCTGATTCTTTTTAAATCAAAGCTTCGAACGGACTGGCCCATTTTAACGATCAGCACAGCAACTGAATGCCGTCAGTGCTGTGAACACCTATTTGATGTGTATGAAGCGAGAACCCAGACTGTAAATGACATGGAGCGGGCAAAACGTTACATCAAAACGCATTTTTGTGAACAGATCACGCTCGAGCAAGCGGCCGACTATGTTGATTTAAGTCCAACCTATTTCACAAAGCGATTTAAAGAAGAAACAGGGCTGACATTTAAAGAGTACGTGACAACATGCCGGCTGGATAAGATCAAGAAGCTGCTTAAAGCTAGCTCGCTTAGTTTAAAAGAAATTACCTATCAGGCAGGATATACAGATCCCAATTACGTCAGTCGTGTGTTTAAGAAGATGGTCGGCTGTTCACCGAAAGAATATCGAAAGCAGACCCAGACCGTAAAAAAATGA
- a CDS encoding ABC transporter substrate-binding protein: MKFKLGFTLLVLCMLIVTACSSSTNSDAKKESGAEKLDIFSWWTGAGEEDGLKALIQLFEEKNKDIPIENAAVAGGAGTNAKAVLTSRMQGNDPPATFQVHGGAELNESWVAAGKMEPLDDLYEKEGWKDKFPESLIDLVSKDGKIYSVPVNIHRGNVLWYNKKVFDDAGLEPPTTFDEFFKTADALKKKGITPLALGDKEPWAATHLFESVLLGVLGADGYQKLWAGDMKMDDAKVKEAADIFGRMLEYVNDDHSSRNWQDASQLVAKGEAAMNVMGDWAKGYFVNDLDLKVNQDFGYVATPGTEGSFMVITDTFGLPKGVKQPENVKKFLSVLGSVEGQDAFNPLKGSIPARVDADVSKYDEYGKSAMKAFKESKLTPSLAHGSAAEEGFVTKANQAVNIFVTQKDSRQFVSSLKDSMK, encoded by the coding sequence ATGAAGTTTAAATTAGGCTTTACGTTGTTGGTGCTCTGTATGCTTATCGTCACTGCCTGTAGTTCATCGACAAACTCAGATGCAAAAAAAGAAAGCGGAGCGGAGAAGCTCGACATTTTCTCTTGGTGGACTGGAGCAGGTGAGGAGGATGGACTGAAAGCACTCATTCAATTGTTTGAAGAGAAAAATAAAGACATTCCAATTGAAAATGCAGCCGTCGCAGGTGGAGCTGGTACAAATGCGAAAGCGGTTTTGACTAGCCGGATGCAAGGAAATGACCCGCCAGCTACGTTCCAAGTACATGGCGGGGCGGAGCTGAATGAGAGCTGGGTCGCAGCAGGCAAAATGGAGCCGCTTGATGATCTATATGAAAAAGAAGGATGGAAGGACAAATTCCCGGAATCACTCATCGACCTTGTCAGCAAAGATGGGAAAATCTATTCAGTACCAGTGAACATTCACAGGGGCAATGTGCTTTGGTATAACAAGAAGGTATTTGATGATGCAGGCTTAGAGCCGCCAACGACCTTTGATGAATTTTTCAAAACCGCAGATGCTTTAAAGAAAAAAGGGATTACACCACTCGCTCTTGGTGATAAAGAGCCTTGGGCAGCGACTCATTTGTTTGAAAGTGTGCTGCTGGGCGTATTAGGCGCAGACGGGTATCAAAAACTTTGGGCTGGCGACATGAAAATGGATGACGCCAAAGTGAAGGAAGCGGCAGACATTTTTGGACGTATGCTTGAATACGTCAACGATGATCACAGCTCACGTAACTGGCAGGATGCCTCGCAGCTCGTAGCAAAAGGGGAAGCTGCAATGAATGTCATGGGCGACTGGGCGAAGGGGTACTTTGTGAATGATCTGGATCTGAAGGTCAATCAAGACTTTGGATACGTGGCGACTCCTGGAACAGAGGGAAGCTTTATGGTCATCACCGATACGTTCGGATTGCCAAAGGGCGTGAAACAGCCAGAAAACGTGAAAAAATTCTTATCTGTTTTAGGATCTGTAGAAGGACAGGATGCATTTAATCCACTGAAGGGATCGATACCTGCTCGTGTGGATGCAGATGTTTCAAAATATGATGAATACGGAAAATCGGCGATGAAAGCATTTAAAGAATCAAAGCTGACGCCGTCTCTCGCGCATGGTTCAGCTGCTGAAGAAGGCTTTGTAACGAAAGCGAACCAAGCCGTCAATATCTTCGTCACGCAAAAAGACAGCAGGCAGTTTGTGTCATCTTTAAAAGATTCAATGAAATAA
- a CDS encoding sensor histidine kinase yields MRRIRSKLLLAFLTLVLLGNVAAFFVYWSSSNITSEYSRSFRSFLLLNDISTEAKTMYEKVNAYAIEKDQQFAKEYRASKQKMKSYDQALQKDAGLHAANPSIEKYQYMMRTLINESDATMTHVKEGKIKEYAASVKEVRTVSSYIQEQTMTLLDDELSEYQVLYQSLQKRHQTYALFTLCLFTLSIGVALWMAYMIAGGISRPIVHLSRSVKEVSEGHFDGENLHVTSKDEISVLNEAFQRMRQEMKMMIEEMKQKAALDQKIKDMKLKTLQNQMNPHFLFNTLNIVSRMAYLESADATSRLIQSVSTLMRYSLSALSASVTLEQEVKVVKEYFHIQETRFADRITCKTSIDESCLSVHIPSLTLQPLVENAFIHGVEPKEADGLVELSIYQEGGYVMIRIRDNGMGINEQEKKRLLSDEEEENPNTLSKGHSTGIGLRNVMSRLRLFYGVQDALQIDSKPNEGTTVQLAIPMKEGSAC; encoded by the coding sequence ATGAGAAGGATTCGAAGTAAGCTATTATTGGCTTTTTTAACCCTTGTACTCCTTGGCAACGTGGCCGCATTTTTTGTCTATTGGAGCAGTTCGAACATCACATCAGAATATAGCAGAAGCTTTCGTTCTTTTCTCCTGCTCAATGACATATCGACAGAGGCGAAAACGATGTATGAAAAGGTCAATGCGTATGCGATTGAAAAGGATCAGCAGTTTGCCAAAGAATATCGGGCTTCAAAACAGAAAATGAAATCCTACGATCAGGCATTGCAAAAGGATGCCGGGCTTCATGCGGCGAATCCTTCAATCGAAAAATACCAGTATATGATGCGGACGCTCATTAATGAAAGTGATGCGACCATGACACATGTAAAAGAAGGGAAAATCAAAGAATATGCTGCAAGTGTAAAGGAAGTGCGAACCGTCTCCTCCTACATACAAGAGCAGACGATGACCCTGCTTGATGATGAGTTATCTGAGTATCAAGTACTCTATCAATCTCTTCAAAAAAGACATCAAACCTATGCGCTCTTTACTTTATGTTTGTTTACTTTATCCATTGGGGTCGCATTATGGATGGCTTATATGATTGCTGGCGGGATATCAAGACCGATTGTTCATCTATCTCGAAGTGTAAAGGAAGTATCAGAAGGACATTTTGATGGGGAAAACTTGCATGTCACCTCAAAGGATGAAATTTCTGTATTGAATGAAGCCTTTCAGCGAATGCGTCAAGAGATGAAAATGATGATTGAAGAGATGAAACAAAAGGCAGCCTTAGATCAAAAAATCAAAGACATGAAACTGAAAACACTGCAAAACCAAATGAATCCACATTTTTTATTTAACACATTAAACATCGTCTCACGCATGGCTTACTTAGAATCAGCAGATGCCACATCGAGGCTGATTCAATCCGTTTCCACGCTGATGCGGTATTCACTGTCAGCTCTCAGTGCATCCGTTACGTTGGAACAAGAAGTAAAAGTAGTCAAGGAATATTTTCATATACAAGAAACGAGATTTGCCGATCGTATTACATGCAAAACGTCCATAGATGAATCGTGTTTGTCTGTTCACATCCCCAGCCTTACCTTGCAACCGCTTGTCGAAAATGCCTTTATTCATGGCGTCGAACCAAAGGAGGCAGACGGGCTTGTTGAGCTCTCGATCTATCAAGAAGGCGGCTATGTGATGATTCGAATTCGGGACAATGGGATGGGCATCAACGAACAAGAGAAAAAGAGATTGCTATCAGACGAAGAAGAGGAGAATCCAAACACCTTGAGTAAAGGGCACTCGACGGGGATCGGTCTTCGAAATGTAATGTCAAGGCTGCGTTTGTTTTACGGGGTACAAGATGCTCTTCAAATTGACTCAAAGCCAAATGAAGGGACCACCGTTCAATTGGCTATTCCGATGAAGGAGGGATCGGCATGCTGA
- a CDS encoding sugar-binding protein, protein MGAFLTFCVISVIFLTLLGQDLFKIESASEKASTTYQYHFVLVPEELDNEYWQLVQKGAADAAAVHRVYLEYLGPKQADVDDHLKTIDMAIAGHVDGIMTQGLDAKKYKPLFEKAREKGIDVVTVDTDAEGSKRQVYVGTDNYYSGFIAGQALIADTKGEQYVGIVTGRLDAVHQKLRVKGFRDAVAAEKRIHIAGIEESAITKSGASGAAYKLLNDHAKLTAFYGTSALDGAGIIQATAQYQSSTDFYVLAFDTLPDTIQALDDGEIDAVVVQHPYEMGYQAVESLVRLQKGEKEEPLQYTGTSMIRREDLPLQQTDRRQGMQP, encoded by the coding sequence ATGGGCGCGTTTCTCACTTTTTGTGTTATATCAGTCATCTTTTTAACATTACTAGGTCAAGATTTATTTAAAATTGAAAGCGCTTCCGAAAAAGCGTCAACAACCTATCAATATCACTTTGTCCTTGTACCGGAGGAACTTGATAACGAATATTGGCAGCTCGTACAAAAGGGAGCTGCTGATGCGGCAGCTGTTCATCGTGTGTATCTAGAATACTTGGGCCCGAAGCAAGCAGATGTAGACGATCATCTCAAAACGATAGATATGGCGATCGCAGGGCATGTCGATGGCATTATGACGCAGGGACTTGATGCGAAAAAATACAAACCGCTTTTTGAAAAGGCGAGGGAAAAAGGCATTGATGTCGTCACCGTCGATACGGATGCAGAGGGGAGCAAACGTCAAGTGTATGTAGGCACAGACAATTATTACTCAGGCTTTATCGCGGGTCAGGCACTCATCGCAGATACGAAGGGCGAACAGTATGTTGGGATTGTCACAGGCAGACTTGATGCCGTTCACCAAAAGCTGCGCGTCAAAGGATTTCGAGATGCTGTCGCCGCTGAAAAACGCATTCATATTGCTGGAATAGAAGAATCAGCCATTACGAAATCAGGGGCTTCCGGTGCTGCGTATAAACTATTAAACGATCATGCAAAGCTCACCGCATTTTACGGCACGAGTGCATTAGATGGTGCAGGCATCATTCAAGCAACAGCGCAATATCAATCATCCACGGATTTCTATGTGCTCGCATTTGATACATTGCCTGATACGATTCAGGCGCTTGATGATGGAGAGATCGATGCAGTCGTTGTCCAACACCCTTATGAAATGGGCTATCAAGCAGTGGAATCGCTTGTGCGTTTGCAGAAAGGTGAAAAAGAAGAGCCACTTCAGTACACAGGAACGAGTATGATTCGGCGTGAGGATCTGCCTCTACAGCAAACAGACAGAAGGCAGGGGATGCAGCCATGA
- a CDS encoding carbohydrate ABC transporter permease → MTARWFVRPVLYALLILCSFFFLMPVYVMLVTSLKPLSEVTLEKMWALPSTIDFSSYQMAFEKLAPNLMNSLYLVIPATLLSAVLGAMNGYVLSKWRFKGSEVVFTLMLFGMFIPYQSILIPLIQFLREIGLYNSIPGLVLVHVVYGLPITTLMFRNFYVSIPDEMIESAKMDGAGFIGIFRHMILPLSVTGFVVVAIWQFTNVWNEFLFAVTMTTAEHQPVLVALQNLSGSQIVQWNVQMAGAILAALPTLLVYILLGKYFVKGLLAGSVKG, encoded by the coding sequence ATGACAGCCAGATGGTTTGTCCGTCCTGTCCTTTATGCTTTATTGATTTTGTGCAGTTTCTTTTTTCTCATGCCAGTCTATGTCATGCTCGTCACAAGCTTAAAGCCGTTAAGTGAAGTGACCCTTGAGAAAATGTGGGCACTACCTTCAACAATCGATTTTTCAAGCTATCAAATGGCGTTTGAAAAGCTAGCGCCCAATTTAATGAATTCTCTTTATCTAGTCATTCCGGCTACTTTATTGTCAGCTGTCTTAGGTGCGATGAATGGATATGTCCTATCAAAATGGCGATTCAAAGGATCGGAAGTGGTCTTTACGCTGATGCTGTTTGGGATGTTTATTCCATATCAAAGTATCCTCATTCCACTCATTCAATTTTTACGTGAAATCGGATTATATAATTCGATTCCAGGTCTTGTGCTTGTCCATGTCGTATATGGACTCCCGATCACAACACTCATGTTTCGAAACTTTTATGTGAGCATCCCTGATGAAATGATTGAATCGGCGAAAATGGATGGCGCAGGGTTTATCGGGATTTTCAGACATATGATTCTTCCGCTTTCAGTGACAGGTTTTGTTGTGGTCGCCATTTGGCAGTTTACAAATGTGTGGAATGAGTTCTTATTTGCAGTCACGATGACCACTGCGGAGCATCAGCCGGTGTTGGTCGCCTTGCAAAATCTATCAGGCAGTCAAATTGTTCAATGGAATGTCCAAATGGCAGGGGCGATATTGGCCGCACTGCCGACACTTTTGGTCTATATTCTACTCGGAAAATACTTTGTCAAAGGGCTTCTTGCGGGCTCAGTCAAAGGGTGA
- a CDS encoding carbohydrate ABC transporter permease, which translates to MRMDTSPITKAATPKVKRVRKKWNGDQLLALLFLAPSAVLLFIFVYGFIGWTGYVSLSNWTSLVPNFSFAGLQNYMMLFQDFRFQSDLRNTVFFTLFFIGAVIASGLTLAILLDQKIKGESLFRNLFFFPMALSFVVTGVVWQWILNPSTGVNLFLKTLGIQPKWYTDTNILAGFVWGKIEFGVPAAMIAVVIAAVWQMTGFSLAMYLAGLRGIPEEIREAARMDGATEWQIYRKIIFPLLKPITASVIIIMAHISLKIFDLIYSMTGPGANFVTDVPGVYMFEMTFRGNHYAGGAAIAIVMLISVAVFIVPYLLSSRKGASS; encoded by the coding sequence ATGCGTATGGACACATCGCCGATCACAAAAGCAGCAACACCCAAAGTCAAACGTGTTCGAAAAAAATGGAATGGGGATCAGCTGCTTGCGCTGCTATTTTTAGCCCCGTCGGCTGTTTTATTATTCATCTTTGTTTACGGTTTTATTGGCTGGACAGGGTATGTATCATTATCAAACTGGACCTCGCTTGTTCCGAATTTCTCTTTCGCAGGTCTTCAAAACTATATGATGCTGTTTCAAGATTTCCGCTTTCAGTCAGATCTTCGAAACACGGTCTTTTTTACTCTATTCTTTATTGGAGCCGTCATTGCCTCTGGTCTCACGCTTGCGATATTACTAGACCAGAAAATCAAGGGGGAATCTCTTTTCCGGAATTTATTTTTCTTTCCGATGGCCCTTTCCTTCGTTGTGACAGGAGTCGTCTGGCAATGGATTTTAAACCCGTCCACAGGGGTAAACCTATTTTTAAAAACGCTTGGTATCCAGCCTAAGTGGTACACGGATACGAACATTTTAGCCGGATTTGTCTGGGGGAAAATTGAGTTTGGTGTCCCCGCCGCAATGATTGCAGTTGTGATTGCAGCCGTTTGGCAAATGACTGGATTTTCTCTGGCAATGTATTTGGCAGGTTTAAGAGGAATCCCGGAGGAAATAAGAGAGGCAGCTAGAATGGATGGTGCAACCGAGTGGCAAATTTACCGAAAGATCATTTTTCCTCTGTTAAAACCGATTACTGCAAGTGTCATCATCATCATGGCTCATATTTCATTAAAGATTTTCGATTTGATTTACTCAATGACAGGACCGGGTGCGAACTTTGTGACGGATGTTCCTGGCGTTTACATGTTTGAAATGACCTTTAGAGGAAACCATTATGCAGGCGGTGCCGCCATTGCGATTGTGATGCTGATCTCTGTTGCGGTCTTTATCGTGCCGTATCTCCTGTCGAGCCGGAAGGGGGCTTCCTCATGA